CAAGGGCACGTCCGGTGCGCGCAACGTCGGCCTCGACGCCGCCGTCGGAGAGTACGTCGCGTTCCTCGATGACGACGACAGCTGGCTCCCCTGGAAGCTCCGCCGGCAGCTGCAGGTCGTCGAGGAGCGCAGCGAGGTCAGCCTGGTCTACGGACAAGAGGTGAAGCGCTCTGACCGTGCCGTCTGGGTCTGGCCGGACCCGCAGGATTCCCCGACCGGCTGGATGCATCGCTCGCTGCTGATGACGTGCCCGGTCAACACCTCCAGCGCGCTGATCCGCCGCAGCCATCTCGATCGCGCCGGTCGGTTCGACGAGAACCTGCGGTGCTGGGAAGACTACGACATGTGGCTTCGGCTCGCGCTGCAGGGCCCGTTCCGGTTCCTGCCCGGCCCCGCCGTGATCTACCAGGTGGCGGCGTCGGGCCGCTTCCTCAGCTCTGTGCTCACCGGGGAGTCCGAGCGGGATCTCCGAAACATCGTCCAGGCGGCCCTGGATCGACTGCGCGCCCGCGAGGAAGTCTCGGCGGACTTCCAGGCCCACGTCGAAGCCGGAGTCGTCACGAGAATCGCCGGCCAGCTGCTCGCGCTGCAGGAGAGCAGCGTGCTCCGCACCTTTCTGCTTCGCGCCATCCAGCAGGCCCCGTGGCTGGTGCGGATGACCGAGCTGCGCTGGATGCTGTCCACCGCGGCGGCATCGACCGGACTCGGGACCGGCCCCGATCTCGACGCCGTGCGAGAGTTTTGCTCCAAGGTGAAGACCGCGTGCGCGGGAGGCGGCCCCCGCCAGTGGCTGGCCACTCGGCGGCTCGAGGCGGAGATCTGGCGGAAGGTCGCGGTCGCCCTTGCCGAGGTCCCGCAGGGAGGTCATCGGCAGGCGGTGAGAGCCG
Above is a window of Candidatus Methylomirabilota bacterium DNA encoding:
- a CDS encoding glycosyltransferase, whose product is MSTVTSQRLPLISVIIPTYNRAALLRRAIDSVYAQEGVGELFDVEVLVIDDGSTDTTPTVASSYEGLRYIRPSTNKGTSGARNVGLDAAVGEYVAFLDDDDSWLPWKLRRQLQVVEERSEVSLVYGQEVKRSDRAVWVWPDPQDSPTGWMHRSLLMTCPVNTSSALIRRSHLDRAGRFDENLRCWEDYDMWLRLALQGPFRFLPGPAVIYQVAASGRFLSSVLTGESERDLRNIVQAALDRLRAREEVSADFQAHVEAGVVTRIAGQLLALQESSVLRTFLLRAIQQAPWLVRMTELRWMLSTAAASTGLGTGPDLDAVREFCSKVKTACAGGGPRQWLATRRLEAEIWRKVAVALAEVPQGGHRQAVRAAVRSVSQHPATFGRALLRILVGAVH